The following are encoded in a window of Mycolicibacterium tusciae JS617 genomic DNA:
- a CDS encoding dihydrofolate reductase: MTTVGLIWAQSSSGVIGRGGGIPWRLPEDQARFKELTMGRTVVMGRRTWESLPAKVRPLPGRKNVVLTRQADYMADGAHVVPLLQDALTDDITWVIGGEQIYALALPLATRCEVTEVEIDLPRDDGDAVAPTLDEHWIGTEGEWLTSSSGLRYRFFSYVRP; this comes from the coding sequence ATGACGACGGTCGGGCTGATCTGGGCCCAGTCGAGCTCCGGTGTCATCGGCCGCGGCGGCGGCATCCCGTGGCGGCTGCCCGAGGACCAGGCCCGCTTCAAGGAACTCACGATGGGGCGCACCGTCGTGATGGGGCGCCGGACCTGGGAGTCTCTGCCTGCGAAGGTGCGCCCGCTGCCGGGGCGAAAAAATGTCGTACTGACCCGGCAGGCTGACTACATGGCCGACGGTGCGCACGTGGTTCCCCTGCTTCAGGACGCTCTGACCGACGACATCACCTGGGTGATCGGCGGTGAACAGATCTACGCACTCGCGCTGCCGCTCGCGACGCGGTGCGAGGTCACCGAGGTGGAGATCGACCTGCCCCGTGACGACGGCGATGCGGTGGCGCCCACGCTGGATGAACACTGGATTGGCACCGAAGGGGAGTGGCTGACCAGCTCCTCCGGGTTGCGCTATCGGTTCTTCAGCTACGTTCGCCCGTGA
- a CDS encoding thymidylate synthase, with translation MSTPYEDLLRLVLERGTPKSDRTGTGTRSLFGHQLRYDLSAGFPLLTTKKVHTKSIVYELLWFLRGDSNVRWLQEHGVTIWDEWASDTGDLGPVYGVQWRSWPTPSGEHIDQISAALELLKSDPDSRRNIVSAWNVGEIPQMALPPCHAFFQFYVADGRLSCQLYQRSADLFLGVPFNIASYALLTHMMAAQADLEVGEFVWTGGDCHIYDNHVEQVTEQLSRDPRPYPELVLAPRDSIFDYTYDDVLIKNYDPHPAIKAPVAV, from the coding sequence ATAAGCACGCCGTACGAGGACCTCCTTCGCCTGGTGCTGGAGCGCGGCACGCCGAAATCAGATCGCACCGGTACCGGTACCCGCAGCCTGTTCGGCCACCAACTGCGCTACGACCTGAGCGCCGGATTTCCACTGCTGACCACCAAGAAGGTGCACACCAAGTCGATTGTCTATGAGCTGCTGTGGTTCCTGCGGGGCGACTCGAATGTGCGCTGGCTGCAGGAGCACGGTGTCACGATCTGGGACGAATGGGCCTCTGACACAGGTGATCTGGGCCCGGTATACGGCGTGCAGTGGCGGTCGTGGCCCACGCCGTCGGGTGAGCACATCGACCAGATCAGCGCCGCCCTGGAGTTGCTCAAGTCCGATCCTGATTCGCGACGCAATATCGTCTCGGCGTGGAACGTCGGCGAGATCCCTCAGATGGCATTACCGCCGTGTCATGCGTTCTTCCAGTTCTACGTCGCTGACGGGCGGCTGAGCTGCCAGCTGTACCAGCGCAGTGCCGACCTCTTCCTCGGCGTGCCCTTCAACATCGCCAGCTACGCGCTGCTGACACACATGATGGCGGCGCAGGCCGACCTGGAGGTGGGCGAGTTCGTCTGGACCGGCGGTGACTGCCACATCTACGACAATCACGTCGAGCAGGTCACCGAACAGCTGAGCCGGGATCCGCGACCCTATCCGGAATTAGTTCTGGCGCCCCGTGATTCGATCTTCGACTACACCTACGACGACGTCCTGATCAAGAATTATGATCCACACCCGGCGATCAAGGCCCCCGTCGCAGTATGA